A genomic region of Phenylobacterium parvum contains the following coding sequences:
- a CDS encoding dipeptidase, translating into MPHRLPLLSKAVLTASLIVALPVIAQAASLNPRKAHEAAVVLDTHFDTPANLSRPGWSILDRHDVKLDDSQVDLPRMIEGGVDGGFFVVFTPQGPRGTAGNAGARDHALYRAMEIREMVSRHNREFELALAADDAEKILARKKRFVFMSMENGSPVAGDLSLMKTFHDLGVRMIGPVHFRNSDLADSATDTAEWGGLSPAGRTFVAEANRLGMVIDASHASDLALDQMIALSEAPIILSHSGCKDVYNHPRNVDDTRLKALAAKGGVIQINAFSAYMVPTPRIPEREAALAELAKSLGVSGREMTPAQRRAFVEGRKPIDARWPLPRANMDDFMKHMLHALAVAGPDHVGVSGDFDGGGGIEGLEDVTGYPEITRRLIAAGYGQADINKIWGGNALRVLKEAEAVRDRLKTGKAD; encoded by the coding sequence GTGCCCCACCGCCTCCCCCTTCTTTCCAAGGCCGTCCTGACGGCGTCGCTTATCGTTGCCCTGCCAGTCATCGCCCAGGCCGCCTCGCTGAATCCGAGGAAGGCGCACGAGGCTGCGGTCGTCCTGGACACCCACTTCGACACGCCCGCAAACCTGTCCCGTCCGGGCTGGAGCATCCTCGACCGGCATGACGTCAAGCTGGATGACAGCCAGGTCGACCTGCCCCGGATGATTGAAGGCGGGGTCGACGGCGGTTTCTTTGTCGTCTTCACTCCGCAGGGCCCCCGCGGGACAGCCGGCAACGCAGGGGCCCGCGACCACGCCCTCTACCGGGCGATGGAGATCCGGGAGATGGTCTCGCGTCACAACCGTGAGTTCGAACTGGCCCTGGCGGCGGACGACGCGGAGAAGATCCTGGCCCGCAAGAAGCGCTTTGTTTTCATGAGCATGGAGAACGGCTCCCCCGTCGCAGGCGACCTGTCGCTCATGAAGACCTTCCACGACCTGGGCGTGCGGATGATCGGCCCCGTCCACTTCCGCAACAGCGACCTCGCCGACTCCGCCACAGACACTGCGGAGTGGGGCGGCCTGTCCCCTGCCGGGCGCACCTTCGTGGCCGAGGCCAACCGGCTGGGCATGGTCATCGACGCCAGCCACGCCAGCGACCTCGCCCTCGACCAGATGATCGCCCTTTCGGAGGCGCCGATCATCCTGTCCCACTCGGGCTGCAAGGATGTCTACAACCACCCTCGCAACGTCGACGACACCCGGCTCAAGGCCCTCGCGGCCAAGGGCGGGGTCATCCAGATCAACGCCTTCTCCGCCTACATGGTCCCGACCCCGAGGATCCCGGAGCGGGAGGCGGCGCTGGCTGAACTGGCGAAGTCCCTCGGCGTCTCTGGCCGCGAGATGACGCCGGCCCAGAGGCGGGCCTTCGTCGAGGGCCGCAAGCCGATCGACGCCCGCTGGCCCCTCCCTCGGGCCAACATGGATGACTTCATGAAGCACATGCTGCACGCCCTGGCCGTGGCGGGGCCCGACCATGTGGGCGTCTCGGGAGACTTCGATGGCGGCGGCGGCATCGAGGGCCTGGAGGACGTGACCGGCTACCCCGAGATCACCCGTCGCCTGATCGCCGCCGGCTATGGCCAGGCCGACATCAACAAGATCTGGGGCGGCAACGCCCTGCGGGTCCTGAAGGAGGCCGAGGCCGTCCGGGACCGCCTGAAGACCGGAAAGGCTGACTGA
- a CDS encoding enoyl-CoA hydratase/isomerase family protein — MTYEHLDVRIEDQVAWATMNRPDRLNALNPRLVEELRDFFTGLYWRRDVRVVVLRGAGRAFCAGLDLKERSGDNADRSVGAGLTGQRRISEIVIAMRRCPQPIIACVDGAASGGGFALALASDVRIATPSLKMNAAFIRIGLSACDIGVSYFLPRMVGSSVAAEYMLTGRFMGAERAYQLGLVSRIVEPDALEAEARDFAADMLHATPLGLRLTKEALNHAIDAQGLEAAIAMEDRNQILCAQDGDFGEGVRAFLEKRKPVYATRES, encoded by the coding sequence ATGACCTACGAACACCTGGACGTCCGCATCGAGGACCAGGTCGCCTGGGCGACGATGAACCGGCCCGACCGGCTGAACGCGCTCAATCCGCGGCTCGTCGAGGAGCTGAGGGACTTCTTCACCGGCCTCTACTGGCGTCGGGATGTGCGGGTCGTCGTGCTGCGCGGGGCCGGACGGGCCTTCTGCGCCGGCCTGGACCTGAAGGAACGCAGCGGCGACAACGCCGACCGGTCCGTGGGCGCAGGCCTGACCGGGCAGAGGCGGATCAGCGAGATCGTCATCGCCATGCGCCGGTGCCCCCAGCCCATCATCGCCTGCGTCGACGGCGCGGCGAGCGGCGGCGGCTTCGCCCTGGCCCTCGCCTCGGACGTGCGGATCGCCACCCCTTCCCTGAAGATGAACGCCGCCTTCATCCGCATCGGCCTGTCGGCCTGCGACATCGGGGTCAGCTATTTCCTGCCCCGGATGGTCGGCAGCTCGGTGGCGGCCGAATACATGCTGACCGGCCGTTTCATGGGCGCCGAGCGCGCCTACCAGTTGGGCCTGGTCAGCCGGATCGTCGAGCCCGACGCCCTCGAGGCCGAGGCCCGGGACTTCGCCGCCGACATGCTGCACGCCACGCCCCTGGGCCTTCGCCTGACCAAGGAGGCGCTGAACCACGCCATCGACGCCCAGGGCCTGGAGGCGGCCATCGCCATGGAGGACCGCAACCAGATCCTCTGCGCCCAGGACGGCGATTTCGGCGAGGGCGTCCGCGCCTTCCTGGAGAAGCGCAAGCCGGTCTACGCCACGCGCGAGAGCTGA
- the uvrA gene encoding excinuclease ABC subunit UvrA, with protein sequence MSDDQNFIRVRGAREHNLKDVDIDIPRGQLVVLTGLSGSGKSSLAFDTIYAEGQRRYVESLSAYARQFLELMSKPDVDLIEGLSPAISIEQKTTSRNPRSTVGTVTEIHDYMRLLWARVGTPYSPATGLPIESQTVSQMVDKLSALPEGERLYLLAPVVRGRKGEYRKEIAEWQKAGFQRLKIDGAFYPIEDAPVLDKKFKHDIDVVVDRLVTRGGLESRYADSLETALRLADGIAVAEWADSPEGEDEPRRLIFSEKFACPVSGFTISEIEPRLFSFNNPFGACPSCDGLGARLAFDADRVVPDRSRTLHGGAIAPWSKGPSPLYTQTLQALSRHYAFSMDAPWSDLPEAARKVVLHGSAGEKILFVYDDNARKYEVNKTFEGVLPNLERRWRETDSAWVREELGRFQSETPCEACEGYRLKPEALAVRIDARHIGEVSRMSIREAGAWFTSLEGRLTPKQMEIARRILKEINDRLRFLVNVGLDYLNLSRASGTLSGGESQRIRLASQIGSGLTGVLYVLDEPSIGLHQRDNTRLLDSLRGLRDLGNSVLVVEHDEEAILTADHVIDMGPGAGIHGGHVVSQGRPAEIMADPASVTGRYLSGAEEIPLPDRRRPVKGAKVLKVVGATGNNLQSVTAEIPVGTLTCITGVSGGGKSTFTIETLYKAAARRLHNAADAPAPHDRIEGLQHFDKVIDIDQSPIGRTPRSNPATYTGAFQPIRDWFAGLPEAKARGYGPGRFSFNVKGGRCEACQGDGLIKIEMHFLPDVYVTCDVCQGRRYNRETLEILFKGKSISDVLDMTVDEAHDFFKAVPTVREKMATLKRVGLGYVKVGQQATTLSGGEAQRVKLSKELSRRATGKTLYILDEPTTGLHFEDVRKLLEVLHELADAGNTVVVIEHNLDVVKTADWILDFGPEGGDGGGRIVASGTPEAVAAEPASWTGRYLADILARHEDRRLARRRAVMA encoded by the coding sequence ATGTCCGACGACCAGAACTTCATCCGGGTGCGGGGCGCCCGCGAGCACAACCTGAAGGACGTCGACATCGACATCCCGCGGGGCCAGCTGGTCGTGCTGACCGGCCTGTCGGGCTCAGGCAAGAGCTCGCTGGCCTTCGACACCATCTATGCCGAAGGCCAGAGGCGCTATGTCGAGAGCCTCTCAGCCTATGCGCGCCAGTTCCTGGAGCTGATGAGCAAGCCCGACGTCGACCTGATCGAGGGCCTGTCGCCCGCCATCTCCATCGAACAGAAGACCACCAGCCGCAATCCGCGATCGACCGTGGGCACGGTGACCGAAATCCACGACTATATGCGCCTGCTCTGGGCCCGGGTCGGCACGCCCTACTCTCCCGCCACCGGCCTGCCCATCGAGAGCCAGACCGTCTCGCAGATGGTCGACAAGCTGTCGGCCCTTCCCGAGGGCGAGCGGCTCTACCTGCTGGCCCCCGTCGTCCGCGGCCGCAAGGGCGAGTACCGCAAGGAGATCGCCGAGTGGCAGAAGGCGGGTTTTCAGCGCCTCAAGATCGACGGCGCCTTCTACCCGATCGAGGACGCCCCGGTCCTCGACAAGAAGTTCAAGCACGACATCGACGTGGTGGTGGACCGACTGGTCACCCGCGGCGGCCTTGAGAGCCGCTACGCCGACTCCCTGGAAACCGCCCTGCGGCTGGCCGACGGCATCGCCGTGGCCGAGTGGGCCGACAGTCCCGAGGGCGAGGATGAGCCTCGGCGACTGATCTTCTCCGAGAAGTTCGCCTGCCCGGTCTCCGGCTTCACCATCTCCGAGATCGAACCCCGGCTCTTCTCGTTCAACAATCCTTTTGGCGCCTGCCCGTCCTGCGACGGCCTTGGCGCGCGGCTGGCCTTCGACGCCGACCGGGTCGTGCCCGACCGCAGCCGCACCCTGCACGGGGGCGCCATCGCCCCCTGGTCCAAGGGCCCCTCCCCCCTCTACACCCAGACCCTCCAAGCCCTGTCCAGGCATTATGCCTTCTCGATGGATGCGCCCTGGAGCGACCTTCCCGAGGCCGCCCGCAAGGTGGTCCTGCATGGCTCGGCGGGCGAGAAGATCCTGTTCGTCTACGACGACAATGCGCGGAAGTACGAGGTCAACAAGACCTTCGAGGGGGTCCTGCCCAACCTCGAGCGCCGCTGGCGCGAGACCGATTCCGCCTGGGTGCGCGAGGAGCTGGGCCGCTTCCAGTCCGAGACGCCGTGCGAGGCCTGCGAGGGCTATCGTCTCAAGCCGGAGGCCCTCGCGGTGCGGATCGACGCCCGGCACATCGGCGAGGTCTCGCGCATGTCCATCCGCGAGGCCGGCGCCTGGTTCACCAGCCTGGAGGGGCGGCTGACGCCCAAGCAGATGGAGATCGCCCGCCGGATTCTGAAGGAGATCAACGACCGCCTCCGCTTCCTGGTGAATGTCGGCCTGGACTACCTGAACCTGTCCCGGGCCTCTGGCACGCTCTCGGGCGGCGAGAGCCAGCGGATCCGGCTGGCCAGCCAGATCGGCTCCGGCCTGACCGGCGTGCTCTACGTCCTCGACGAGCCATCCATCGGCCTGCACCAGAGAGACAACACCCGCCTGCTGGACAGCCTGCGCGGCCTGCGCGACCTCGGGAACTCCGTGCTGGTGGTCGAACACGACGAGGAGGCCATCCTTACCGCGGACCATGTCATCGACATGGGACCCGGCGCCGGGATCCATGGCGGGCACGTGGTCAGCCAGGGTCGCCCGGCGGAGATCATGGCCGATCCGGCCAGCGTCACCGGGCGTTACCTGAGCGGCGCCGAGGAAATTCCGCTTCCTGACCGGCGGCGCCCGGTCAAGGGCGCCAAGGTCCTGAAGGTCGTGGGCGCCACCGGGAACAACCTCCAGTCCGTCACGGCCGAGATCCCCGTCGGCACCCTGACCTGCATCACCGGCGTTTCCGGCGGCGGAAAGTCCACCTTCACCATCGAGACCCTCTACAAGGCCGCCGCCCGGCGCCTGCACAACGCCGCCGACGCGCCGGCGCCCCATGACCGGATCGAAGGGCTGCAGCACTTCGACAAGGTCATCGACATCGACCAGTCGCCCATCGGCCGCACGCCGCGCTCGAACCCGGCCACCTACACCGGCGCCTTCCAGCCCATCCGCGACTGGTTCGCCGGCCTGCCCGAGGCCAAGGCCCGGGGCTATGGCCCGGGGCGCTTCAGCTTCAACGTGAAGGGCGGACGGTGCGAGGCCTGCCAGGGCGATGGCCTGATCAAGATCGAGATGCACTTCCTGCCGGACGTCTATGTCACCTGCGACGTCTGCCAGGGCCGCCGGTACAACCGCGAGACCCTCGAGATCCTGTTCAAGGGCAAGTCCATCTCCGACGTCCTGGACATGACGGTTGACGAGGCCCACGACTTCTTCAAGGCCGTGCCCACGGTGCGGGAGAAGATGGCGACGCTAAAACGGGTGGGCCTCGGCTACGTCAAGGTCGGCCAGCAGGCCACCACCCTGTCGGGCGGCGAGGCCCAGAGGGTCAAGCTGTCCAAGGAACTGTCCCGCCGGGCCACCGGCAAGACCCTCTACATCCTGGACGAACCCACCACCGGCCTGCACTTCGAGGACGTCCGGAAGCTGCTGGAGGTTCTGCATGAACTGGCCGACGCCGGGAACACCGTGGTTGTGATCGAGCACAACCTCGACGTCGTGAAGACGGCGGACTGGATCCTCGACTTCGGCCCGGAAGGCGGGGATGGCGGCGGCCGGATCGTCGCCTCAGGAACGCCCGAGGCCGTCGCCGCCGAGCCGGCAAGCTGGACGGGACGCTATCTGGCGGACATTCTGGCGCGGCATGAAGACAGGCGATTGGCCCGGCGTCGCGCGGTCATGGCCTGA
- a CDS encoding glutathione S-transferase family protein has protein sequence MKLYGAPNPAPNPRRVRIFLAEKGVDLPETRIDMMKREHKSEDFRARNPLGQIPTLELDDGTCISETVSICRYFEEIHPEPRMFGRTAVEKALVDQWVRRVEFVAMMPVGNFWRHAHPRTAALLTQYKDFGESNRDTWAGAQRFFDRSLQGREFLALDTLTMADICLQTTVDFADWIGLPCDPELKALAAWRERLAARPSAGA, from the coding sequence ATGAAGCTCTATGGCGCGCCGAACCCGGCCCCCAACCCGCGCCGTGTGCGCATCTTCCTGGCGGAAAAGGGCGTGGACCTGCCCGAGACGCGCATCGACATGATGAAGCGCGAGCACAAGTCCGAGGACTTCCGGGCCCGTAACCCCCTGGGCCAGATCCCCACCCTGGAACTGGATGACGGGACCTGCATCTCCGAGACAGTGTCCATCTGCCGCTATTTCGAGGAGATCCATCCCGAGCCGCGCATGTTCGGCAGGACGGCGGTGGAGAAGGCGCTCGTGGACCAGTGGGTCCGCCGGGTCGAGTTCGTCGCCATGATGCCGGTGGGCAATTTCTGGCGCCACGCCCATCCCCGCACGGCGGCCCTGCTGACCCAGTACAAGGACTTCGGCGAGTCGAACCGAGACACCTGGGCCGGGGCCCAGCGGTTCTTTGACCGCTCGCTACAGGGGCGAGAGTTCCTGGCCCTCGACACCCTGACCATGGCGGACATCTGCCTTCAGACCACGGTGGACTTCGCCGACTGGATAGGCCTGCCCTGCGACCCTGAGCTCAAGGCCCTCGCCGCCTGGCGGGAGAGGCTGGCCGCCCGCCCGAGCGCGGGCGCCTGA
- the trmFO gene encoding methylenetetrahydrofolate--tRNA-(uracil(54)-C(5))-methyltransferase (FADH(2)-oxidizing) TrmFO produces MSPAPIHVIGGGLAGSEAAWQIAGAGVPVILHEMRPVRGTDAHQTDGLAELVCSNSFRADDWTSNAVGLLHAEMRSLDSLIMACGDACQVPAGGALAVDRDGFSEAVTARLTAHPLVTIERGEVAGLPPAEWDSVIVATGPLTSPALAEAIQGLTGEGELSFFDAIAPIVTLESIDMGAAWRQSRYDKAGPGGDAQAYINCPMDRDQYEAFIDALLAGPKSEFREWENVPYFDGCLPIEVMAERGRETLRHGPMKPVGLTNAHRPDEKAWAVVQLRQDNALGTLWNMVGFQTKLKHGAQTDIFRMIPGLEKAVFARLGGLHRNTFLNSPRLLDRSLRMKVQPRLRFAGQVTGVEGYVESAAMGLLAGRLAAAERLGRPLEAPPATTALGSLVNHITGGHLDGGKGSFQPMNINYGLMPPVETPKRDAEGRRLGAKVRSRGRKLAMGERALADLAAWASDAPGQHRPHQAKAVAEG; encoded by the coding sequence ATGTCACCTGCACCCATCCATGTCATCGGCGGCGGACTCGCCGGTTCGGAAGCGGCCTGGCAGATCGCCGGGGCCGGCGTCCCGGTCATTCTGCACGAGATGCGCCCCGTCCGGGGCACCGACGCCCACCAGACCGACGGCCTCGCGGAACTTGTCTGCTCCAACTCCTTCCGGGCCGACGACTGGACGTCGAACGCCGTGGGCCTGCTGCACGCCGAGATGCGGAGCCTGGACTCGCTGATCATGGCCTGCGGCGACGCCTGCCAGGTGCCCGCAGGCGGCGCCCTGGCGGTGGACCGCGACGGCTTCTCGGAGGCGGTGACCGCCCGGCTGACGGCCCATCCCCTGGTGACGATCGAAAGGGGCGAGGTGGCGGGCCTGCCACCCGCCGAGTGGGACAGCGTGATCGTCGCCACGGGGCCCCTCACCTCGCCCGCCCTGGCCGAGGCCATCCAGGGCCTGACCGGCGAGGGGGAACTGTCCTTCTTCGACGCCATCGCCCCGATCGTCACCCTGGAGTCCATCGACATGGGCGCCGCCTGGCGGCAGTCGCGCTACGACAAGGCGGGGCCCGGCGGGGACGCACAGGCCTACATCAACTGCCCGATGGACCGCGACCAGTACGAGGCCTTCATCGACGCCCTCCTGGCGGGTCCGAAGTCGGAATTCCGGGAGTGGGAGAACGTTCCGTACTTCGACGGCTGCCTGCCCATCGAGGTCATGGCGGAACGGGGCCGCGAGACCCTTCGTCACGGCCCGATGAAGCCCGTGGGCCTGACGAACGCCCACCGGCCCGACGAGAAGGCCTGGGCCGTGGTCCAGTTGCGCCAGGACAACGCCCTGGGCACGCTTTGGAACATGGTGGGCTTCCAGACCAAGCTGAAGCACGGCGCCCAGACGGATATCTTCCGGATGATCCCGGGTCTGGAGAAGGCCGTCTTCGCCCGCCTGGGCGGCCTGCACCGCAACACCTTCCTCAACAGCCCACGGCTGCTGGACCGCAGCCTGCGGATGAAGGTCCAGCCGCGCCTGCGCTTCGCCGGGCAGGTCACCGGGGTCGAGGGCTATGTGGAAAGTGCGGCCATGGGGCTCCTGGCTGGACGGCTGGCCGCGGCGGAGCGCCTCGGACGCCCGCTTGAGGCGCCGCCCGCGACCACCGCCCTGGGCTCCCTGGTCAACCACATCACGGGCGGCCACCTCGATGGCGGCAAGGGCTCCTTCCAGCCGATGAACATCAACTACGGCCTGATGCCGCCCGTCGAGACGCCCAAGCGGGACGCCGAGGGCCGGCGACTGGGCGCCAAGGTGCGCAGCCGGGGCCGCAAGCTGGCCATGGGCGAGCGGGCCCTGGCGGACCTGGCGGCCTGGGCCTCAGACGCGCCCGGCCAGCACCGCCCGCACCAGGCGAAGGCGGTCGCCGAGGGGTGA
- a CDS encoding squalene/phytoene synthase family protein, whose translation MSPDGLQTTEPGPDEDLEGALARSDPDRWLSSRFAAGVGARRALVAIYAFDNELGRAPRAASTPLVAEMRLAWWREVLEEIRSGRPVRRHPAALALSTGVREHGLDLDQLETLIDARLRELDPRPMTLEEALEWAEGTGGTCARLAAAVLDPGCDPQAAASGGAAWSIGRLILTAGLSVEAAQEALADRLAGARGVTPAAFPAIAHAALARARAKGRRPSPLGDRLRLVRAVLAGRV comes from the coding sequence TTGAGCCCGGACGGTTTGCAGACGACGGAACCGGGTCCCGACGAGGACCTTGAGGGGGCGCTTGCGCGCAGCGATCCCGATCGCTGGCTCTCGAGCCGGTTCGCCGCCGGCGTCGGAGCCCGCCGCGCCCTTGTCGCGATCTATGCCTTTGACAACGAGCTGGGACGCGCGCCCCGCGCCGCCTCCACGCCCCTCGTCGCCGAAATGCGCCTGGCCTGGTGGCGTGAGGTGCTGGAGGAGATCCGGTCCGGCCGACCAGTCCGTCGGCATCCGGCCGCCCTGGCCCTCAGCACCGGAGTGCGCGAGCATGGCCTGGACCTCGATCAGCTTGAGACCCTGATTGACGCCAGGCTGAGGGAGCTGGACCCTCGACCCATGACCCTCGAGGAGGCCCTGGAATGGGCCGAGGGCACGGGCGGGACCTGCGCCCGGCTGGCGGCCGCTGTCCTGGACCCCGGATGTGATCCGCAGGCCGCTGCATCGGGCGGCGCGGCCTGGTCCATCGGGCGCCTGATCCTTACGGCCGGCCTGTCGGTCGAGGCGGCGCAGGAGGCCCTTGCGGATCGCCTCGCGGGCGCGCGCGGCGTAACCCCCGCGGCCTTTCCCGCCATCGCCCACGCCGCCCTGGCCCGGGCCCGGGCGAAGGGGCGCCGCCCGTCACCCCTCGGCGACCGCCTTCGCCTGGTGCGGGCGGTGCTGGCCGGGCGCGTCTGA
- a CDS encoding urate hydroxylase PuuD, giving the protein MSNLVSGLLSNLRNTVILSSIITLVVVGGYLQHAGALDATFMQAVLRFLHLVFGIMWIGLLYYFNFVQLRKMPEIPAELKPAVSKYIAPEALFWFRWAALFTWVAGVLLAYNRGYLFDAFALGLTSGNPQHSFIGLGMWLATIMFFNVWVFIWPNQKIALGIVEADADAKAKAAKTAMLFSRLNTFLSIPMLATMGMNQTIFG; this is encoded by the coding sequence ATGTCGAATCTTGTCTCGGGACTCCTGTCGAACCTCCGCAATACGGTGATCCTCAGCTCGATCATCACGCTTGTGGTTGTTGGCGGTTACCTGCAGCACGCGGGCGCGTTGGACGCCACGTTCATGCAGGCTGTCCTGCGGTTCCTGCACCTGGTGTTCGGCATCATGTGGATCGGGCTGCTGTACTATTTCAACTTCGTCCAGCTTCGGAAAATGCCGGAGATCCCGGCCGAGCTGAAGCCGGCGGTGTCCAAGTACATCGCACCTGAGGCCCTGTTCTGGTTCCGCTGGGCGGCCCTGTTCACCTGGGTGGCGGGCGTCCTCCTGGCCTACAACCGCGGCTACCTCTTCGACGCCTTCGCCCTGGGCCTGACCAGCGGCAACCCGCAGCACAGCTTCATCGGACTGGGCATGTGGCTGGCGACCATCATGTTCTTCAATGTCTGGGTCTTCATCTGGCCGAACCAGAAGATCGCCCTCGGGATCGTGGAGGCCGACGCCGACGCCAAGGCCAAGGCCGCGAAGACGGCCATGCTGTTCTCGCGCCTGAACACCTTCCTTTCCATCCCCATGCTCGCCACCATGGGCATGAACCAGACCATCTTCGGCTGA
- a CDS encoding Mth938-like domain-containing protein: protein MSRSAPQVDAFGGGGFRLSGEWRQGSVLILDDVAQDWDVSSVSGLSVASLSAVLQAGPGACELLVLGMGAANALPPREVREAFLRAGVGLEYLDTPAAARLYNLLTSEGRRLAAALIAI, encoded by the coding sequence ATGAGCCGCTCGGCTCCGCAGGTCGACGCCTTCGGGGGCGGGGGCTTCCGGCTGTCCGGAGAGTGGCGTCAGGGTTCGGTCCTGATCCTGGACGATGTCGCCCAGGACTGGGATGTAAGCTCCGTCTCCGGCCTTTCCGTCGCGAGCCTCTCGGCCGTGCTTCAGGCCGGCCCGGGCGCCTGCGAACTCCTTGTCCTGGGAATGGGCGCGGCCAACGCCCTGCCGCCCCGCGAGGTGCGCGAGGCCTTCCTGCGCGCGGGCGTGGGGCTGGAATACCTCGACACTCCCGCCGCGGCGCGGCTCTACAACCTTCTTACCTCTGAAGGCCGCCGCCTCGCCGCCGCCCTTATCGCGATTTGA
- the secF gene encoding protein translocase subunit SecF, with protein MRWPLITNLPREFNFDFVRLAPMAAVFSAVLIAISLGSIAFRGMNFGIDFVGGALIEVETPKPLDISGLRRVMTEAGGEDAQVQSLGQGNGAILRFRVPDEADLNASTQKVKGALQAAFPGIEIRRAETVGGKVSGELARSGIIALSVAMLLMLLYIWFRFQLQFGLGAIAAILHDVVLTMGVLSLMQLEVSMTSIAALLTVIGYSMNEKVITFDRLRENLRKYKTTPLRDIINRSENERLSRNLITGTTAIIALAGALFFGGPVLFPLVFTMVFGVIVGTYSSIYVALPIILLWGVRRDEDDPVPLKPASARQG; from the coding sequence ATGCGCTGGCCCCTCATCACCAACCTGCCCCGAGAGTTCAACTTCGACTTCGTGCGGCTGGCGCCCATGGCGGCGGTCTTCTCGGCGGTCCTCATCGCGATCTCCCTGGGATCCATCGCCTTCCGGGGCATGAACTTCGGCATCGACTTCGTCGGCGGCGCCCTGATCGAGGTCGAGACGCCCAAGCCGCTCGACATCTCCGGCCTCCGGCGGGTCATGACCGAGGCTGGCGGCGAGGACGCGCAGGTCCAGTCCCTGGGCCAGGGCAATGGCGCCATCCTGCGTTTCCGGGTGCCCGATGAGGCGGACCTCAACGCGAGCACCCAGAAGGTCAAGGGCGCGCTGCAGGCGGCCTTCCCGGGCATCGAGATCCGGCGCGCAGAGACCGTTGGCGGGAAGGTGTCCGGCGAGCTGGCCAGGTCGGGCATCATCGCCCTCTCCGTCGCCATGCTCCTGATGCTTCTCTACATCTGGTTCCGGTTCCAGCTGCAGTTTGGCCTCGGCGCCATCGCCGCCATCCTGCACGATGTGGTGCTGACCATGGGCGTCCTGTCCCTGATGCAGCTCGAGGTGTCGATGACGTCGATCGCCGCCCTCCTCACGGTCATCGGCTATTCGATGAACGAGAAGGTCATCACCTTCGACCGGCTCCGCGAGAACCTGCGCAAGTACAAGACGACGCCGCTGCGGGACATCATCAACCGCTCCGAAAACGAGCGGCTCTCCCGAAACCTGATCACCGGGACCACGGCCATCATCGCCCTCGCCGGCGCGCTGTTTTTCGGCGGTCCGGTCCTCTTCCCCCTGGTCTTCACCATGGTGTTCGGGGTGATTGTCGGGACCTATTCCTCCATCTACGTCGCGCTTCCGATCATCCTGCTCTGGGGCGTGAGGCGCGACGAGGATGACCCCGTGCCCCTCAAGCCCGCCAGCGCACGGCAAGGATGA